A genomic window from Halorubrum lacusprofundi ATCC 49239 includes:
- a CDS encoding DUF7569 family protein has protein sequence MSDAPTTEPCDDCGDPTTDALARTVRLSVDRANIDTQRLCPDCFADWIQRYQDRLGSGPDDDDSGSSEIIVD, from the coding sequence ATGAGCGACGCGCCGACGACCGAGCCCTGCGACGACTGCGGCGACCCCACCACGGACGCGCTCGCACGCACCGTCCGGCTGAGCGTCGACCGCGCGAACATCGACACCCAGCGGCTCTGTCCCGACTGCTTTGCCGACTGGATCCAGCGCTATCAGGATCGGCTCGGCTCCGGCCCCGACGACGACGACAGCGGCAGCTCCGAGATCATCGTCGACTGA